The Acidobacteriota bacterium genome includes the window TTGGTGACGCTGGGAAGCGACGTCCCCGCGAGCTCCGCGCGCGTGACGTAGACGCCGTCCCCGGGGATCAGCTCGCTTTCGGTCGTGATGTTCGCGGTCGAGAACCCGAGGCCTTTCCCCCGGTGCCGTCCCGGCACCCCGCGGCCCGTGACGACGTGCTCCCGGCCGAGCATGAGGGCGGCGCGATCGACGGCGCCGCGCGCGATGTTGTCGCGGATGCGCGTGGAGGAGACCGGGCGGCTGTCGAGGAGGACCACCTCCACCTTCTCGACGTCGATGCCGAGCCGCCCTCCCTCGCGGCGCAGAAGCTCGAAGTCC containing:
- a CDS encoding riboflavin biosynthesis protein RibF, producing the protein DFELLRREGGRLGIDVEKVEVVLLDSRPVSSTRIRDNIARGAVDRAALMLGREHVVTGRGVPGRHRGKGLGFSTANITTESELIPGDGVYVTRAELAGTSLPSVTNIGVRPTFGERERVIETHILDYEGGELYGVTVRLAFCLRLREERRFDSPDALKAQIEVDVAAARAWFARPAGRP